GCAATACCTTGTGAGATGTAGCATCAACAAAGTGATCGTCTTCTGATAATAAGGATGCAATAGCTTTAAGAAGACGCCGCCCCTCGAACTTCGATGGAACTCTATAGTTCCTTCTAAGTGTACCCTTTGTTGTAGGATGCCATTTGCTCACAAATTTTCTTCCATTAACTCCTTCCTTTGCTGATCAAATAACAAACAGATATAACTGATTCACTGTTATTGAAAACAAGTCTATTGAAACAATAATACCAATAACGGAATATAAAGCATAGGAATCCAAAATTAGTATTAGATTAATGATCATTGATGGCAAACAATCCCTATCACAATGTAATAGTGTGTTTGGTTTTAGAAAATGTGTTTCGCTTTCAATATTAAGTACAAAAATGTCATCTTATTTACATCGTGTTTCTTCTTTTTAGAACTTTTTGAAAAGATACAGTGAACACAAATTATCTTGTTTTCCTCGATTCATTGAATAAATACTCTTTAGTACTATTAAAAATAGTAATAGAAACTTAAAATACATTCCAAAACTAAACATACTGTAAGTATCTAGCATTAATTCTATTCAATGCACTGAATCACAGAAGCCAGTCCAGGACGTATGCACAGGATTCATCATGTGTAACTGTGTACAACTATTTATTTCCACGTTACATTGATTTTTCTCGAGTTAAAATCATTATGCAACTGGAGATGATATgaacaacaaataaattaatgCACATAGAAACAGTATGAAGCATGAAGCATGAACATGACTCCTTGATGGGTGcagagttagaaaaattaatgCACATAGAAACACTTCTCACAGATATGGCTAATCAAGTTAGAAGGGTATGTCCAATTTCTGCCCCAACTGTAGCTAGAACATGGTAAAAGTTAGCGAGTGAGGGAGGTGCACCTAATGAAAAGCTTCTTTTAAAAACCTTTCAGATTTTTTTCATACCAATATCTAAGCTTCATTTTGTTTCCAAAATCAAATTAATGGCCAATTTTTAGGTATTTCTAGTCCCCCAGCCATTTTTCTTCCTTCAGTTCAAGCACCACAAACATAAGAAGTAAAAGATTATATTACGAAGCAATGGACAAACATTTGATTTAAGAAAAATTGACTACAACAGAACCATATGCAATGCAGGTATATAAGGAATTTTATTATTTGAGAACAGGCGTGTCTGGATAAACTATAAGGAAGGGGTTAGGAAAAACTACAAAAAGTGATTCTAAGAAATCAGTCAGAAACCTGCTtctctataaattaaaaaaaataaataaataagaaaaaaagaaatgctATTTTCAATCACAGAGGCGAAAAAGGTTCATCTTATAATGACACGATACACATGTAGAGATTATGTCACCTGTTATTAAGGTTAGCTCAAAAGGGGGGAGAGGGGAGACAGAGGATTTAGCAAAAGAGGTTTACCGAACAAAGAAATGGGATGGGATCATGGTATGCCTTATAAAGGATGGAGATGCAAGGATACTAAAACGCAAGCTTCCACCATTGCTTTcttgattattaataaaatttacatGATTTCCTAATCTTGTACTAGATTACAGTCATAGCATTCAAAATTTGTCAGTAGTTCAGTACCTACAACTTGACAGATCTCCATCTTTGGTAGTTCAGTTATCTGCAGAACCAAGCATGTCTTCTAGAAGAATTGAATCAGCCTTCTATGGTATGATAACATTATTATCATCCATAAATGACTATTCCCAATTAGTATTACTATTAACTTTTATGAATATACCCCATTTCCATAAACTTAAACTGCATGTTTATTTAAACTAGTCACACAAACCTGATCATGGTATGCCAATCAATTTTGATCATTCAAAGTACTTCCACAAGAACTACTTTACAGGAGTATACAAATCAATGACTTTTACTTCGCGTCTTCACTAACCAAATGATTAAAAAGTAAATTAGGGGAAAAGTATAACCAACTTAACAAACAAGAGTCCTCTAAAAGTAAGCCTGATTCTAAAGTACGAGTATATTTACACTTAGATATAAAGCAACAGATCTTTAGCATGTTTGGAAGATTCAATTATTCAAAGGAACAACCGGATCGAAATGCAAGAAAGGGAATGGAAATATGTGCTATCACTCCAATCCAGGCTTCAAATTACTTTTTGAGTGTGTGTGGTTCAAGTATTACTTTGTTATAAATATTCCATTCCCATAGGAATCAAAGATACCCAAGGAGGAGGTGGGAATTAAAATGATGGTATTTTGATTTCCGGGAATCAAACTTGCTTACAAATAGCTTTTCAAACTTTGAACCAAACGTGGGAATATGATATTCCCATCTTAAAATTCCTAGGAATTATTTATAATTCCTTTTGAAAccaacttcaattaaataaagtcATCCCCCTCCTTCTTTGCAATCATTTCAAACACACGGAGTATAAAAAGAAAACAGCTCAATCAGACCTGGTTTTCCAAGTATAGTCTGTGTCCATTTAGAGAACCCTAAATCAGCAGAATCATTGCCGTCACTGATTTCCAAATCTGGATCAGACACAAAAAACACAACCAATAAAAAATAAGCACATCCCCAAATGGCAAAGGGCTATTACACtgaaagagtgtcaaaaacatgaAGAGACCTGAGACAAGTGGATTGGCATGAGATCCAGCGAGTCCAGCCTTGAGGAGGGCGTAGAAGATGCAGAGCCTGCCGAGCCAGAGGACTGGAGTCTCGATCAAAGAGGCGCGGGAGGGTGCGGTCTTGGTCTTGTTGGAGTTGATGGTGGGAAATAGTGAGGTGTTGAATCGTCTAAGGGAAATGGAGGGAGGGAAGAGGGTTTTGGGAAGCAGAGTTGAAGGGGTGAGAGTGTGAAAGATGATGGATTGTTGAATAGGAGAAGCGAAAGTGATGTGGAGAACCGACAGAGGCATCTCTGATTTCTGATTAGGGTTACAACTTACAACTCTACCGGAACCTTATCCGCTCAAGTTAACAGCTTTCTTATACCTCTTGTCGGTTTAAAAGCGTTCACTATTACGGTccgtaataattaaaaaaaacatttaaaatgagTAATCTCGAAAATACTCGCCATGAAAACAGGTTTTATGGGCCAATGAATAATAGCTCAAATAGCATAGTCTTTCCATATTTAgttaagaggttgtgggttcgagtcgataaaaaaaaaaaacaggtttTACGGGAATAGAGATCCGTTATAAAGATGAAACGGAGATTTGCTGTCCTTGTGGACTACCGTGATACCGTGATAGTCTGATAGAGGCCTGCCTCTCCCTATAAAGATGAGCTAAGAAGGGGGGGGAAAGAGGTCTTCGTCCCACCGAGGGCTACTAAATTCtcatgatataaaatttttattttttttcgtgtGTCAAAGGATAAaactttctcaaaaaaaaaaagggggggaacACACAAAAATTTTTTAAGGCTCATTCCATTTTAATCATTGTATTGTATGTAATTACATACTGCATATTTAGTCAAGGTATTAGCAGTTTggtttttattctttaatttcaacttaaaatatttttttattttagttaccaAATTATTATTATAGAACTTTGTACTTGATTGTTTTTATATAATAAGGATAAAAGTTTTTAAATAATTCATCtcataaatgatttttttaaacctaactttttatattaaaattattcctATTCAAATTGTAAAAAATTTGCTTTGAAAAATAGTAACAGGTGGTAAAAAAATCAGCACAATTACATACTAAAAGTCATTACAATCACGCAACACACAATTAAAACCAGCAGATTCACCAAATTTTTTAGCATTATAATTTACTTTAATCGAATATTGAGTAGGtggagaccaagaaaatagcaaATAAGGAGTAGACACATAATGCATAAATAAGAATTTATGAAGTTCAGATTGAGAAGCATATATAAGAACTATAATCTTACCTATTCTTCATAGATTAGCTGGATTAAAAATATCATTGTTAGGATCCCTCCAAATCTACCAAATAGTCGCCAAGAAGAGGAAGATATTAGAATTTATGTCCCTGCACAACTAGTTATCTAACTGTTGACTGTtaactttcaaattcaaactatgCGAAATAGCTTTGGCTTTGGGACACTCACAAAAACAACGAAAAATCGTTTAAGGTTCAATATTACACCAAAGACACAAATTGGAACTTCCCAAACCTCCATGAAAAAGAAAAGCAGCGGAGGAATTACATCATGAATACATAGCCAAATGAGAATTTTGAACTTTTTGAAATTTCGGATCCGCTATAACCAAAGCTAATTGGTCTGCTCCTCCCAATTGAAAACACATTTACAAAGTCACAAATAGTCATTTTTAGAAGAATAAATATCGGAAGGAGTTGCTAACCACCTCCAATCGGTTCCCTCACCCATTTGATAATATGAATGATAAGAAATAATATTCCGTTTTATAAGGTCAGGTAAAAAAGTGTACCACCTCTCAAGCTTTCACTGTCCATCCACCCAAAAATTACTGATATTATTCTCAAAATCAGAAATATGAACATACGACACTTCCTTAGCTAAGGGACCTTTCATCTTCcatttttcaaaccaaaaggaTTGGTTAAGAGAACCAATATTCTACGTGAAACCATTCCTCAAAAGATTAAAAACCTTGCAAATACTCCTCCATACATGAGAGGCATTcctggaaggcataaaaagactAGTATCAAACTTTTTGAGGTATTTATAAGAAATCAGTTGGACCAAAATTTTTTCGGATAGTTAAAGAGCTACCGAATTAGCTTCCCTATCAGAGCAACATTAGTGCAAGCCAGATCTCTTATGCCAATCCTGTCAAATTTTTTTGGAGTGACAATTGTATTCCAATTAGTCAGACTTAAATCCATTCTATCAACCTTTTCTTTccacaaaaaaaaatcacatcaTAGAAGTAATCTTATCAGATATACAAGAAAGGAACCAAGATACCTGCATTCGATAAATCGGAATGGAGGCTGCCACTGAATTAATGAGACAAAGCCGGTCAGTTCTATTGAAAAGTCTGCCCTTCCAATTAGCAAGTCTTCTTTTAATCTTGTCCACAATACCATTAAAGGAGACTCTAGTAACTCTAGCACAATGAAGATTAACCCCCAAATATTTGCCCAAATCTTAGGTAATGCGAATAGAAAAGACACTCGTGAAAAGCTCTTTCCTCCTGTTATTGACATTCTTAGAgctctaataaaattttaatatgatattttattttatttatataaaaaatataaaattaaaattctaattattattgCTTTGTTAGAGTTTGTTTGAATGTTATTAAGTTGGTAGAAAgagatttttttcaataaaaaattatatttatttttttgtgtgtttgacaaatttttaataataaaaaaaaattctaaaaaacaaaATGATTATTGAACCGTTCAAATAGTTATTGATTTATTGGTTCAACTGTAATCCaaccaaaataattattttataataaaataataattaaaatataaacaaattaaacatactaaaatataattacaatctaatataaatcttaaaatcattcaaattaaaagatcaaaaaaATATTCTCATCAAATATTTATGttatacaaatataaataataagtTATATTCTCATCAAATAATTATGTTATAAGACAGGTTATCAGAACGAGACTTTGATCAAGATTCAGGAAGAGGTAATAAATTTACATTATATCAAAACTCTCTtatcttaaatttaatatttttaatatatctgaagacaattatttatcatgaatATTAGATGTCGAAATTCATTTTGAGTCAATGGATCTTAAAAATAGAGATAGTGATACCATTAAAGCTGATAATAACATATCTTAGAAGGAGAAATTTATGTTAAAACTCTCTTATCTTAAATTTAATATTCTTAATATATTTGGAGACAATTATTTATCATAGATATTAGATATCAAAATTCATCTTAATTCAATAGATCTTGAAGATATAATTAAGACCGATAATAACACAtcctaaaaagataaaaataagctAAAGTCGTAATCTTCTttcatcgtcatcttgacgaaggactgaaaaataaatattttacattaaaaaattatatataaatctatgaaaaagtaaaaaaaaaaaatataatcatcCTACACGTGAAGTCTGCTACCTATAATTTGGAGGAGGATGCTGAGTTTTAGTGGAAAGGGGTGCACTACTTCTTGCAAGGTAATTAGGTCATTTCTTGGAATGCTTTCAAGGTTGAagtttataaaaaatacttttcaaGCACGGTGAGAGCGGCTAAAGAACTAGAACTCATGCaactaaaataagaaaacatgACTTTGATAGAGTACACCAAATTGGAGGACAGGTCAAGTTCTTTGAAGTATGCCAAGGTACACTTGAGAGATATGAAGAATgaaaatgcattaagtatgagaATGATCACTTTAAAAAAGTCTTAATTACTATAGTGCCTATGGAGACAAGAAAATATTGAGTTAGTCAACAAACTTGTATGGCGGAAGAATGTTTAAAGAAGTTGGTATATACAAGGAGCAACCATCGTGATTTCCACCAAGGAGCTCAAGAGAAAAATCTTGCATCAAGACGGCGAAACTTTAAGAATTATGGTCAAGCACTTGGGACTAGAAACGTCGCGATCTGGAATATGTTTTGTTTGTGCATATTCCTACCTTGCTTCTCAAATGGCAATGAATGACTAAGTCATTGTATTGTTTCTaagtaggggtggcaacgggaCAGGTAGGGGCAGATTTTTACTCTACTTGATCCTATCCTACTGTATAATAACCCGCATAGAACCTGTCCTGTTTCTATCTGCAGGTAGTAAAACGTTGAATTCTAACCCGTCTTTGCGAGTATCCGcccttataattattaaaattcaataaataaaattaaatttcaaaatttatataacaagcatcacatacataacataaattaaaataaaaatttaaatatgatacaatattattaatcatttactaattattttacatatattatatatattatatattaaaattatatatattatatatataacagggcgggtattacctaaacccgacTCCGCCCCCGTCCCCCCCAAGAATCCGCACCACTAAAAATCCGCCCCAATGCGGGACGAGATGAGTACCTGCGAGTTCGGGTAGTATTACCATCTCTATTTCTAAGTATCCTTTCAAACAGAATGGAAGTCATTTAAGTTATGCATGATTTGGTGTACTTACCATCgagtaaaataggtttaattttgGAGTTAGATTAGTTCTCGAAACGTCATGTTGTAGTAGATTGTTTTGTAGTAAATATATTGGGTcggcaacataaaaaaaattagagtaaaaattaaattcttaaagattttaattttgaactaattagtccctaaaaaaaatattaatttggtcTTTTATAATAGCAAACAGTGAATACGTTATGTCCTTTTATCAATTCATTACGTAATTAATGGTGATGCTTATTATATGTATTGTTAACTATTGTAACATGTCTATTTATAAAAGATTGTTACCTGAATAACGATTTTTGGAGCGAAACTTCACCTGTTTTAGTATGATTTGTAATAAATAGTAAACAATTGCTAAAATTATatagaaattcaaaaaataataaataatttattgtctAAAACTATATCATTTTTATACTTTTGTGATAGCAATAGAATACACACCAGTATAAATAACAAAATAcgtgaataattttattttattttacactaTCCATTGATAGAATGACATATGTGTCTACTATTTAGAATTGTAAAAAACCTAatcgatattatttttttttaatgactAATTAGTCCTAATCGAAATACTCGAAAATCTAATTGccattttactaaaaaaattatgttttgattggcaaaaaaacataaaattataatacatatatttcATTAAAGCTTGATATAAACTTGATTATTTTAGCACAGAAGATCTGATGTTGAATAAGTGAATAAACAATTGCTAATCAATTATCATTGAAGAAAGCCATAATAGGATCATAAACAATTTGTTTAGCATTAACACCCATAACGAAATCAGCATGAGCATAGTTTTCTATAAACAACAAGACAAGCTTATTCTTATGATGATCTTTGAGGTCCGTGAGCAAAAGCTTGACATCGTTTACATCAGATAACATATCTTGTCCACCATAGCTTAGGAAAAGTGGGAACCCATTTGGAATACTAGCCATATCATAAAGAGGAGGACTAGCCTCTCCATAGTGTTGTATATTTTGTTCTTCATTACCATAATCATACTTTGCTATTTTTCCTGTTCTTATCACTACTCATAATTCATACAAAAGTGAAGTTTATTAGAAGCTATAGATGAATATGAAGAAGTATTAGttcaataatttataattttacaaaatataaataagagtaaagtgataaataaatactttaagatttatattttggataaattaatttttaaataaaaaaagtaagaaaaaaaaatctaaaatggtCTCTGACAATTATCTTAAAAGACAACGAGGTCTTTAACAAAAAAACTCAACTCGGTccctgatttttatttttatgggacTGATTATTTCCTGTgtcaaaaaaaatcaatgttatttttttttgcacAAAGACTAATcaatccaaaaaaaatcaatggcatgattggatattttttttgAGAAGTCTCGTAGTCCTTTTGAAGTAATTGTCAGAGGTTGGATGGGGTATTTACTCaaaaaagtactaataaattcttctaaaataataaacatagacaaataaatttaaattaagacTTTTTAtcctaatcataaaaaataatttgaaagtaatgtattatatttattattctaaagaattttattgataatttttttagagACTATTCTGtccgaaatataaatttttatggatttatttgttaatttattCTATAAATAAAATGCTTCATTTCAAACAATATCTAActagttacaaaaataaaatgattAGTCAAAAACTTTATTGACTAGTCATAAAATAAGTATTTCAACATAAAATATCTAATAGAAAAAATATCTAACAGTAATAAATTCTCAAACATTACCTAATTAAAATACTTACTTTGTGATAGATGTATCAAATTCTTGGTAGATGATGGTTGCGGTTCATTATTAAGAAATATATTTATTCTCGAAGAATTTATGCAACAATTGGgacctaaaattttaattaacaaatattaaaataaagtctCATTTTGGTGGAATCAACATATACATGCATTGATGAGTGAAAATCATCATTCTAATAACATTAAGAACCTGTAAAAATAGCCATTAGATCTGAACAATTCAGTTTTAAGCTTCTGCAAATGCCCTCTAGAAATTTGGATGCAACATTCCTTATCATTAGAAAATATATTGTCAAAAAAGAGATTTGTGTTAGTTGATTCTATATCCAAAAGAAATTAATATCACATATGAGTGTT
The sequence above is drawn from the Arachis hypogaea cultivar Tifrunner chromosome 4, arahy.Tifrunner.gnm2.J5K5, whole genome shotgun sequence genome and encodes:
- the LOC112795568 gene encoding uncharacterized protein; the protein is MPLSVLHITFASPIQQSIIFHTLTPSTLLPKTLFPPSISLRRFNTSLFPTINSNKTKTAPSRASLIETPVLWLGRLCIFYALLKAGLAGSHANPLVSDLEISDGNDSADLGFSKWTQTILGKPAKEGVNGRKFVSKWHPTTKGTLRRNYRVPSKFEGRRLLKAIASLLSEDDHFVDATSHKGCQIRRESAHGESVCCNNVRALFDELPTPHLTVEITPFPAGPLTDTDYNKAEKLERVLRSSPSV